The Drosophila gunungcola strain Sukarami chromosome 3L unlocalized genomic scaffold, Dgunungcola_SK_2 000003F, whole genome shotgun sequence genome contains a region encoding:
- the LOC128258419 gene encoding methyltransferase-like protein 22, whose product MFTVTSEIYGENNYQTTRDGGKVVSKFRFIYPEEKLARITADKDGDLVVPRPRHGVIELEHSEATELRLVGLQVWRGALLLADYLFSKIEEFSDKTLMELGAGVGLTSIAAGIHNAGRIYCTDVDLGCILKLIRGNVQRNSKLLSGQVYVLEFDFLAPKEEQSQELLEAIDKSDIILAADVIYCDTLTDAFISVVDNLLERGRQTGRSKTIFMALEKRYVFTLEDCDSVAPMYEYLMRQTANKPWNMEHLPLDFPQYFEYDRCKQLVLMKITGR is encoded by the coding sequence ATGTTCACGGTCACGTCGGAGATCTACGGCGAGAACAATTACCAGACGACCCGCGATGGCGGTAAAGTGGTGTCCAAATTCCGTTTCATCTATCCGGAGGAGAAGCTGGCGAGGATTACGGCGGATAAGGATGGTGACCTCGTGGTGCCAAGGCCACGACATGGCGTGATCGAATTGGAACATTCCGAGGCCACGGAACTGCGATTAGTGGGTTTGCAAGTGTGGCGGGGAGCCCTTCTCCTGGCGGATTACCTCTTCTCGAAAATCGAAGAGTTCTCCGACAAAACCCTAATGGAACTTGGAGCTGGCGTGGGTCTGACCAGCATCGCAGCGGGTATACACAATGCCGGACGGATCTACTGCACGGATGTGGATCTAGGCTGCATTCTAAAGCTAATCCGGGGGAATGTACAAAGAAATTCCAAACTCCTCAGTGGTCAGGTCTATGTACTGGAGTTTGATTTCCTCGCCCCCAAAGAAGAACAATCTCAGGAGCTCCTCGAAGCCATCGACAAAAGCGACATAATCCTAGCTGCCGATGTCATCTACTGTGATACCCTAACCGATGCCTTCATCTCCGTGGTGGATAATCTCCTTGAACGGGGACGCCAAACTGGCAGATCCAAAACCATATTTATGGCCTTGGAGAAGCGATATGTGTTCACCCTGGAGGATTGCGATTCCGTGGCCCCCATGTACGAATACCTCATGCGGCAGACTGCCAATAAGCCCTGGAATATGGAGCATCTGCCTCTGGATTTCCCTCAGTATTTTGAGTATGATCGCTGCAAGCAACTGGTGCTGATGAAGATCACCGGTCGTTAG
- the LOC128258422 gene encoding LOW QUALITY PROTEIN: nucleoside-triphosphatase THEP1 (The sequence of the model RefSeq protein was modified relative to this genomic sequence to represent the inferred CDS: deleted 1 base in 1 codon), producing MERTILTTIIITGPPGVGKTTLVRKICSNLRDKGHILRGFYTEEVRSEGIGQRIGFDVVTLDGKHGILSRENPIDKLRRPKVGKYSVFIQDFEDLTLPLLANKDSRPEPELLVIDEVGKMELLSKRFESAVGDLLRKKRPLVVTIPEKSSLSLVEQIRKTSGSILYQVTKSNRNTLSTEITDLITMSLLVTK from the exons ATGGAAAGAACGATTCTAACGACTATAATAATAACAGGGCCACCAG GTGTAGGTAAAACCACGCTGGTCCGTAAGATCTGCTCGAATCTGCGGGATAAAGGGCACATCCTCCGAGGTTTCTATACGGAAGAAGTGCGAAGTGAAGGAATTGGCCAAAGAATTGGATTTGATGTGGTTACTTTGGATGGAAAACATGGAATTCTGTCACGAGAGAATCCAATAGATAAACTGCGACGCCCCAAAGTGGGCAAGTATTCAGTATTTATCCAGGACTTTGAGGACCTCACGTTGCCTTTGCTGGCTAATAAGGATTCTCGGCCAGAACCAGAGCTCCTGGTCATCGACGAAGTGGGCAAAATGGAGCTGCTTAGCAAGCGTTTCGAGTCGGCCGTGGGTGATCTTCTTAGG AAAAAACGACCCTTAGTCGTCACAATACCCGAAAAGTCGAGCTTATCTTTGGTAGAGCAGATCAGAAAAACATCCGGATCGATTCTCTACCAGGTGACCAAGTCAAATCGGAATACTTTGTCCACGGAAATAACAGATCTGATCACAATGTCCTTGCTTGTAACAAAATAA
- the LOC128258416 gene encoding DNA-directed RNA polymerase III subunit RPC5 codes for MEDEDDPVVEEIPVFLSKNLQDSLYLFQYPTKTELPNHDDSVIVNCCVKPIAQEVKVDFGLDIESTHFDRFKGEQFAVAADGKNTFGAVPPKGQERPTYKRGIMDKQAFTSSRSLTDVAKYIVGIYTDREFHLSPLTSIVQMRPALSHFDKEDKRKKAEQKAQTEDTDDDEVLQQVTVKFARGNAKNSGKEQRVGTYDGFVQRIADEPWCEAYWHSRGTPTAELERQKLFATSHQGSQALALGPGDYLRKLLPYDEHVQPVVTATAATAAAQVLPVYNKAMLKSMPLLEQLTVLLRDARMLSFSDVIGILTEHVDPHVPADKVLALLPQVGILLHGNWVPRSEVVFPEKMLSHANGVPAEQMIRARDYILFRFSRTPYLFRTQVMAATQLPPAETLDVLRTVARVNTTKRWELLLPPDKDFEQKYPELVGRQEYHWTASEQHYNEMDWARETKRVRKRSTRKSESQSLSTSMPPPAKNPLATGSVDA; via the exons AtggaggacgaggacgatCCCGTTGTGGAGGAG ATACCCGTGTTTCTGTCGAAGAACCTGCAGGACAGCTTGTACCTCTTCCAATACCCAACGAAAACGGAACTCCCGAACCACGATGATTCCGTGATTGTTAATTGTTGTGTGAAACCAATCGCCCAGGAGGTGAAAGTGGATTTTGGCCTGGACATTGAGTCCACCCACTTTGATCGCTTCAAGGGTGAACAATTTGCGGTAGCCGCCGATGGCAAGAACACCTTTGGAGCGGTGCCACCAAAAGGTCAGGAGCGACCCACCTACAAACGTGGCATTATGGACAAACAGGCCTTCACCAGCTCGCGATCTCTAACCGATGTGGCCAAGTACATTGTGGGCATTTACACGGATCGGGAGTTCCACCTTTCGCCACTTACCTCAATTGTCCAGATGCGTCCCGCTCTCAGCCACTTCGACAAGGAGGACAAGCGCAAGAAGGCGGAGCAAAAGGCCCAAACGGAGGACACGGACGATGACGAGGTGCTGCAGCAGGTCACGGTGAAGTTTGCCCGTGGCAATGCCAAAAACAGCGGCAAGGAGCAACGAGTCGGCACCTACGATGGTTTTGTCCAAAGGATAGCGGATGAACCTTGGTGCGAGGCTTACTGGCATTCAAGGGGCACGCCCACCGCCGAATTGGAGCGCCAGAAACTCTTCGCCACTAGTCATCAGGGTAGTCAGGCCTTGGCCCTTGGTCCAGGCGACTATCTGCGTAAGCTCTTGCCCTACGATGAGCATGTGCAGCCAGTAGTTACCGCAactgctgccactgctgccGCTCAAGTCCTTCCCGTCTACAACAAGGCCATGCTGAAGAGTATGCCGCTGCTAGAGCAGCTCACGGTGCTCCTAAGAGATGCTCGAATGCTGTCCTTCAGCGATGTGATCGGTATACTCACCGAGCATGTGGATCCGCATGTGCCGGCCGACAAGGTGCTTGCTCTGCTGCCCCAGGTGGGCATCCTGCTGCACGGCAACTGGGTGCCGCGATCCGAGGTGGTCTTCCCCGAAAAGATGCTCTCCCATGCCAACGGCGTGCCGGCGGAACAGATGATTCGCGCCAGGGATTACATA CTCTTCCGTTTCTCCCGCACTCCCTACCTGTTCCGCACTCAGGTGATGGCCGCCACCCAGTTGCCACCGGCGGAAACACTGGACGTTCTGAGGACCGTGGCCCGGGTGAACACCACAAAACGCtgggagctgctgctgccaccgGACAAGGATTTCGAGCAAAAGTATCCGGAACTGGTGGGCCGCCAGGAGTACCACTGGACCGCCTCAGAGCAACACTACAACGAAATGGACTGGGCCAGAGAAACGAAGCGAGTGCGTAAGCGATCCACAAGGAAGAGCGAGTCCCAGTCATTGTCCACATCCATGCCGCCGCCTGCAAAGAATCCTCTAGCAACAGGATCCGTGGACGCGTAG
- the LOC128258417 gene encoding all trans-polyprenyl-diphosphate synthase PDSS2 isoform X1: protein MYRASGLRIMQQLRRRIPSEIQGLQNIKVAPALQTFTFQQQQPDRWTATSTASGKHSSAQVATPPPRHDWNRAVSEAERIVGYPTSFLSLRWLLSDEIANVALHLRKLVGSAHPLMKTAKHLLYNGKNTMQAWGLIVLLVSKAAGHAPSVPDVEQDKSAGVLHSQRALAEVTEMIRISHLVHNSVVNLQSSTQAGQDVATYDDMSFGNKIGLLTGDYLLGHSSAELANLRNQEVVELISSAVRDFSESEFIGERDEQNNPLPYKPGTFQRPSLSVGVDFNEHDVMTPMPIAQVLGNPEEEWECRNILNAGSLLGKSCQASLKLAGQSEELQRHAYRFGKHLALAWQACLDAEPFQCPQLPLDAAFSLVSAPVLFHLEHDPEMYAQLEAGKQSVDNIDYDKIHKAILAGPALVKTKELQRKHTAAALAVLQHFPATDARQALENIILAMQDL, encoded by the exons ATGTACCGCGCCAGTGGGTTAAGGATTATGCAACAGCTGCGACGAAGGATTCCCTCGGAGATTCAGGGGCttcaaaacattaaagttGCGCCTGCGCTGCAAACTTTCACtttccaacaacaacaaccagatCGCTGGACGGCAACATCGACGGCCAGTGGAAAGCATTCCAGTGCGCAGGTGGCGACCCCGCCCCCGCGGCACGACTGGAATAGGGCGGTCAGCGAGGCGGAGAGGATCGTTGGCTATCCCACATCCTTTTTGAGCCTGCGCTGGCTGCTCAGCGACGAGATCGCCAATGTGGCGCTGCACTTGCGCAAACTGGTGGGCAGCGCCCATCCGCTAATGAAGACCGCCAA gCACCTGCTATACAATGGCAAGAACACGATGCAAGCTTGGGGATTGATAGTGCTCCTGGTGTCCAAGGCCGCAGGACATGCTCCTAGTGTTCCCGATGTGGAACAGGATAAGAGTGCCGGAGTGCTCCACTCACAAAGAGCTCTGGCTGAGGTCACTGAGATGATCAGGATCTCACATCTGGTCCACAAT AGCGTGGTCAACCTGCAGTCGAGCACACAAGCTGGCCAGGATGTAGCCACCTACGACGACATGTCCTTTGGCAACAAAATCGGCCTGCTGACCGGCGACTATCTGCTGGGCCATTCCAGTGCGGAGCTGGCAAACCTACGAAACCAGGAGGTGGTGGAGCTCATCTCGTCGGCGGTGCGTGACTTCTCGGAATCGGAATTCATTGGGGAGCGGGACGAACAGAACAATCCGCTGCCCTACAAACCGGGTACCTTTCAGCGGCCATCGCTTAGCGTTGGTGTGGACTTCAACGAGCACGATGTGATGACCCCGATGCCCATTGCTCAGGTTCTTGGAAATCCTGAGGAGGAATGGGAGTGCCGCAACATCCTCAATGCTGGTAGTCTGTTGGGCAAATCCTGTCAAGCTTCGCTGAAGTTGGCCGGGCAGAGTGAGGAGCTCCAGCGGCACGCGTACCGCTTTGGCAAACACTTGGCGCTCGCTTGGCAGGCCTGCTTAGATGCCGAACCATTTCAGTGTCCCCAACTCCCGCTGGATGCGGCTTTCAGCCTGGTTAGTGCACCAGTTCTTTTCCATTTGGAGCATGATCCTGAAATGTATGCCCAACTGGAGGCGGGCAAGCAATCGGTGGATAATATCGACTACGACAAGATCCACAAGGCAATCCTAGCCGGTCCGGCGTTGGTTAAAACTAAGGAACTGCAGAGGAAGCATACTGCAGCCGCTTTGGCTGTTCTGCAACACTTCCCGGCCACGGATGCTCGACAGGCTCTAGAGAACATCATCCTGGCCATGCAGGATCTCTGA
- the LOC128258417 gene encoding all trans-polyprenyl-diphosphate synthase PDSS2 isoform X2 gives MSFGNKIGLLTGDYLLGHSSAELANLRNQEVVELISSAVRDFSESEFIGERDEQNNPLPYKPGTFQRPSLSVGVDFNEHDVMTPMPIAQVLGNPEEEWECRNILNAGSLLGKSCQASLKLAGQSEELQRHAYRFGKHLALAWQACLDAEPFQCPQLPLDAAFSLVSAPVLFHLEHDPEMYAQLEAGKQSVDNIDYDKIHKAILAGPALVKTKELQRKHTAAALAVLQHFPATDARQALENIILAMQDL, from the coding sequence ATGTCCTTTGGCAACAAAATCGGCCTGCTGACCGGCGACTATCTGCTGGGCCATTCCAGTGCGGAGCTGGCAAACCTACGAAACCAGGAGGTGGTGGAGCTCATCTCGTCGGCGGTGCGTGACTTCTCGGAATCGGAATTCATTGGGGAGCGGGACGAACAGAACAATCCGCTGCCCTACAAACCGGGTACCTTTCAGCGGCCATCGCTTAGCGTTGGTGTGGACTTCAACGAGCACGATGTGATGACCCCGATGCCCATTGCTCAGGTTCTTGGAAATCCTGAGGAGGAATGGGAGTGCCGCAACATCCTCAATGCTGGTAGTCTGTTGGGCAAATCCTGTCAAGCTTCGCTGAAGTTGGCCGGGCAGAGTGAGGAGCTCCAGCGGCACGCGTACCGCTTTGGCAAACACTTGGCGCTCGCTTGGCAGGCCTGCTTAGATGCCGAACCATTTCAGTGTCCCCAACTCCCGCTGGATGCGGCTTTCAGCCTGGTTAGTGCACCAGTTCTTTTCCATTTGGAGCATGATCCTGAAATGTATGCCCAACTGGAGGCGGGCAAGCAATCGGTGGATAATATCGACTACGACAAGATCCACAAGGCAATCCTAGCCGGTCCGGCGTTGGTTAAAACTAAGGAACTGCAGAGGAAGCATACTGCAGCCGCTTTGGCTGTTCTGCAACACTTCCCGGCCACGGATGCTCGACAGGCTCTAGAGAACATCATCCTGGCCATGCAGGATCTCTGA